One Triticum aestivum cultivar Chinese Spring unplaced genomic scaffold, IWGSC CS RefSeq v2.1 scaffold82330, whole genome shotgun sequence genomic window carries:
- the LOC123172760 gene encoding probable glutathione S-transferase GSTU6 — MAGRDDLKLLGTWPSPFVTRVKLALALKGLSYEDVEEDLYKKSELLLKSNPVHKKIPVLIHNGAPVCESMIILQYIDEVFAGTGPSLLPADPYERAIARFWMAYVDDKLVAPWRQWLRGKTEEEKSEGKKQAFAAVEILEGALRECSKGRGFFGGDGLGLVDVALGGVLSWMKVTEVLSGDKIFDAAKTPLLAAWVERFSELDAAKVALPDVGRLLEFAKAREAAAAPSN; from the exons ATGGCCGGACGAGATGACCTGAAGCTGCTCGGCACATGGCCAAGCCCGTTTGTTACCAGGGTGAAGCTGGCACTCGCCCTGAAGGGCCTGAGCTACGAGGACGTGGAGGAGGACCTGTACAAGAAGAGCGAGCTTCTCCTCAAGTCCAACCCGGTGCACAAGAAGATACCAGTGCTCATCCACAACGGCGCCCCGGTCTGCGAGTCCATGATCATTCTGCAGTACATCGACGAAGTGTTCGCCGGCACCGGCCCGTCCCTTCTCCCAGCGGACCCCTACGAGCGCGCCATTGCTCGCTTCTGGATGGCCTACGTTGACGACAAG CTGGTAGCCCCATGGAGGCAGTGGTTGAGGGGCAAGACAGAGGAGGAGAAATCCGAGGGAAAGAAGCAGGCGTTCGCGGCGGTGGAGATTCTTGAAGGGGCCCTGAGGGAATGCTCCAAGGGAAGGGGCTTCTTCGGCGGCGACGGCCTCGGGCTCGTCGACGTTGCGCTGGGAGGCGTTCTGTCGTGGATGAAGGTGACCGAGGTGTTGTCCGGTGACAAGATCTTCGATGCCGCCAAGACCCCGCTCCTGGCCGCATGGGTGGAGCGCTTCAGCGAGCTCGACGCGGCCAAGGTGGCCCTGCCAGACGTGGGCAGGCTGCTTGAGTTCGCCAAGGCACGAGAGGCTGCCGCTGCACCGTCTAACTGA